A genomic window from Corvus moneduloides isolate bCorMon1 chromosome 11, bCorMon1.pri, whole genome shotgun sequence includes:
- the OMD gene encoding osteomodulin isoform X2, with amino-acid sequence MGILSQLLILYLLRAALVVCQYEDYDFEDEYGGEPDHQLPYSFNPNTQVEVPHFPFPAECAKECFCPPAFPLSMYCDHRKLKTIPNIPSHVQQLYLQNNDIEAVPTGPFTNVTFLREINLSYNKIKFHMIDHGVFAKLSNLVQLHLQHNELEEFPFPLPSSLERLLLGFNRISRLPGNALEGLPNMTVLDLCNNLLDDSVFKEKPFSNMKNLMQLSLCNNRLHTMPPDLPSSLRHLSLENNSVSHIPENYFKRLPQIIALRMSHNNLQNIPRNTFNLPNLLELNLGHNKLKQVFYIPRSLQHLYIEDNEIENINVTVMCPTLDPLNINQLTYIRVDQNKLTSPISTYAFFCFPLIRTIYYGEQNVTVNRPSQLRTPVFRRFLTPEEFQEAEDNHETLNQETEEDHEEEDSYFHPYYH; translated from the exons ATGGGGATTCTGAGCCAGCTATTGATCCTTTACCTCCTCCGGGCTGCTTTGGTCGTTTGTCAATATGAAGACTATGATTTTGAGGATGAATATGGTGGGGAGCCGGATCATCAACTTCCATATTCTTTTAACCCAAACACCCAAGTTGAAgttcctcattttcctttcccagctgagtGTGCCAAAGAATGCTTCTGTCCACCAGCTTTTCCCTTATCCATGTACTGTGATCACCGGAAACTCAAGACAATACCAAACATCCCCAGTCATGTCCAACAACTTTATCTGCAAAACAATGACATTGAAGCTGTGCCTACAGGACCATTCACTAATGTTACCTTCCTAAGGGAAATTAACCTCAGCTacaacaaaattaaattccatATGATTGACCATGGTGTTTTTGCCAAACTTTCAAACTTAGTGCAACTGCATTTACAGCATAATGAATTAGAAGAATTTCCATTCCCACTGCCCAGCTCTCTAGAGAGACTCCTCCTTGGTTTCAATAGAATTTCCCGGTTACCTGGAAATGCATTGGAAGGACTGCCTAACATGACCGTGCTTGACCTTTGCAATAACTTACTTGATGACTCAGTATTCAAAGAAAAGCCcttttcaaacatgaaaaatttaatGCAGCTCAGTTTATGCAACAACAGATTACATACAATGCCTCCTGACCTGCCATCATCTCTTCGGCATCTTTCTCTCGAAAATAACTCCGTATCACATATCCcagaaaactatttcaaaagACTTCCCCAAATCATTGCTCTAAGAATGTCCCACAATAACCTGCAGAACATTCCACGCAACACCTTTAATCTACCCAACCTTCTAGAACTTAATCTTGGACATAACAAATTGAAACAAGTCTTCTATATTCCGAGAAGTTTGCAGCATTTGTACATTGAAGACAATGAAATTGAAA ACATCAATGTTACTGTGATGTGTCCAACTCTGGACCCACTGAACATCAATCAGTTAACCTACATACGGGTGGACCAGAACAAGCTCACGAGCCCCATTAGCACCTACGCcttcttctgcttccctctcATCAGAACCATTTATTACGGAGAGCAAAATGTCACTGTCAACAGGCCATCTCAGCTCAGAACACCGGTGTTTCGGCGGTTTCTAACACCAGAGGAATTCCAGGAAGCAGAAGACAATCATGAAACACTCAATCAAGAAACCGAAGAAGATCATGAAGAAGAAGACAGCTATTTTCATCCTTACTATCACTGA